The following proteins are co-located in the Flectobacillus major DSM 103 genome:
- the cysS gene encoding cysteine--tRNA ligase, which produces MQPLKIYNTLTREKELFVPINAPHVGMYVCGPTVYNFVHLGNVRTFTTFDTLYRYLTHIGYKVRYVRNITDVGHLVGDGDEGEDKIGKMAKLEKLEPMEIVQRYTNDFHHVLTQFNLLPPSIEPSATGHIVEQIETTKTLIEKGLAYESNGSVYFDIAKYNAEGGEYGKLSGRILDDLLTETRDLDGIGEKRSPLDFALWKKAAPEHIMRWPSPWGDGFPGWHLECTCMSTKYLGDSFDIHGGGMDLKFPHHECEIAQAKGTTGVEPVRYWMHSNMLTVNGQKMSKSLGNSFLPAELFAGTHPVLEQAYSPMTVRFFMLQSQYRSTLDFSNDALKAAQKGYKRLMNGLRIIKNMSYLADDSVSLDEKHIAEINKGIQGCYDGMNDDLNTAITIASLFNLLKKINQLYMNQIQPAQIGEEVFNLLKEKFVSITEDVLGLLEEKNASIDAFASGMLSLYTEYKEAKQYDKVDQIRAYFKANGLVIKDMKTKIDWAYEE; this is translated from the coding sequence ATGCAACCATTAAAAATTTATAATACCCTCACTCGCGAAAAAGAATTATTTGTACCTATCAATGCCCCACACGTGGGTATGTATGTATGTGGCCCAACGGTTTATAATTTTGTACACCTTGGCAATGTCAGAACTTTCACTACTTTCGATACCCTTTACCGTTATTTAACGCATATCGGTTATAAAGTGCGTTATGTTCGGAATATCACCGATGTCGGCCACTTGGTGGGTGATGGCGACGAAGGTGAAGACAAAATTGGCAAGATGGCCAAGCTAGAAAAACTAGAGCCTATGGAGATTGTTCAGCGTTATACCAACGATTTCCATCATGTGCTAACCCAGTTCAATTTATTGCCTCCTAGTATCGAGCCTTCGGCTACAGGACATATTGTTGAGCAAATCGAAACCACAAAAACACTCATAGAAAAAGGACTAGCCTACGAATCGAATGGTTCGGTATATTTTGATATAGCAAAGTATAATGCTGAAGGTGGCGAATATGGCAAGCTTTCGGGTAGAATTTTGGATGATTTACTAACCGAAACCCGAGATTTGGATGGTATCGGTGAAAAAAGGAGTCCATTAGATTTTGCTCTTTGGAAAAAAGCCGCTCCCGAGCATATTATGCGTTGGCCTTCGCCTTGGGGCGATGGATTTCCGGGATGGCACTTAGAATGTACTTGCATGAGTACCAAATACTTAGGCGATTCTTTTGATATCCATGGTGGCGGTATGGACTTAAAATTTCCACATCACGAATGTGAGATTGCTCAGGCCAAAGGCACTACCGGCGTAGAACCCGTACGCTATTGGATGCACTCTAATATGCTGACCGTAAACGGGCAAAAAATGTCGAAGTCGTTAGGAAACTCATTTCTACCTGCAGAATTATTTGCGGGAACGCACCCCGTATTGGAACAAGCGTATTCGCCCATGACGGTTCGTTTCTTTATGTTACAATCACAATATAGAAGTACGTTAGATTTTTCAAATGATGCCCTAAAGGCTGCCCAAAAAGGCTACAAACGGCTGATGAATGGGCTGAGAATCATCAAGAATATGAGCTACCTTGCCGATGATTCAGTAAGTTTAGATGAAAAACATATTGCCGAAATCAACAAAGGGATTCAGGGCTGTTATGACGGTATGAATGACGACCTCAATACAGCCATAACGATTGCTAGTTTGTTCAATTTATTGAAAAAAATCAACCAATTGTACATGAATCAGATTCAACCAGCTCAGATTGGAGAAGAAGTTTTTAATCTTTTGAAAGAAAAATTTGTCTCAATTACTGAAGATGTCTTAGGCTTACTAGAAGAAAAAAATGCTAGTATCGACGCTTTTGCATCGGGAATGCTTTCGCTTTATACAGAATACAAAGAAGCCAAACAATATGATAAAGTAGACCAAATCAGAGCATACTTTAAGGCCAACGGATTGGTAATTAAAGATATGAAAACCAAAATCGATTGGGCTTACGAAGAATAA
- the dxs gene encoding 1-deoxy-D-xylulose-5-phosphate synthase — MQITPGKILAQINSPADLRKRDRSELLQICDELRQYIIDNVSVYGGHFGASLGVVELSVALHYVFNTPDDQLIWDVGHQAYGHKILTGRKDNFHTNRLYGGISGFPKRKESPYDAFGVGHSSTSISAALGMAVASKYKGESQRQHIAVIGDGSMTAGMAFEAMNHAGDVPNNMLIILNDNCMAIDPNVGALKEYLTDITTSHTYNRVKDEVWNLLGKMSTFGKSAQEIVSKIENGLKATLLKQSNLFESLNLRYFGPIDGHDVEYLATVLNDLKDIPGPKILHCITTKGKGYALAEKDQTLWHAPGKFDKITGEIKKKVYSTPQPPKYQDVFGHTIVELAEQNHKIVGVTPAMPSGSSLNIMMKAMPNRAFDVGIAEQHAVTFSAGMATQGLTVFCNIYSTFMQRAYDQVIHDVAIQELPVIFCLDRAGFAGADGPTHHGAYDIAYMRCIPNMIVFSPMNEQELRNIMFTVANDEFKELKKTISIRYPRGEGVMPNWKTPFEKIEIGKGRKIKEGEGVAILTIGHIGNYAIKACEELAKEGLKPALYDMRFAKPLDEALLHEVFQQFDKVVTVEDGCIQGGLGSAIAEFMLDNNYSSQIKRLGIPDKIVEHGEQLELHRECGFDPEGIAQAVRDILGKEKRAIATSIVNIVMN, encoded by the coding sequence ATGCAAATTACACCAGGCAAAATATTAGCCCAAATCAACTCTCCAGCAGATTTGAGAAAGCGTGACCGCTCGGAATTGTTGCAAATATGTGACGAATTGCGTCAATATATCATTGACAATGTCTCTGTTTATGGAGGACATTTTGGTGCATCACTTGGTGTTGTTGAGTTGTCTGTAGCTTTACACTATGTATTTAATACCCCCGACGACCAGCTTATTTGGGATGTTGGACACCAAGCTTACGGACACAAAATTCTTACAGGAAGAAAAGACAACTTTCATACCAACAGACTGTATGGTGGGATTTCGGGTTTTCCCAAACGTAAAGAAAGCCCTTACGATGCTTTTGGGGTAGGCCACTCGTCTACTTCTATTTCGGCAGCCTTAGGAATGGCCGTTGCCTCGAAATATAAAGGCGAAAGTCAACGCCAACACATTGCTGTAATTGGCGATGGCTCTATGACCGCAGGAATGGCCTTTGAGGCCATGAACCACGCTGGCGACGTACCCAACAATATGCTGATTATCCTGAACGATAATTGCATGGCGATTGACCCCAACGTTGGTGCGTTGAAAGAATACTTAACCGACATTACCACTTCGCATACTTACAACCGTGTAAAAGATGAGGTTTGGAATTTATTGGGCAAAATGTCAACTTTTGGCAAATCTGCCCAAGAAATTGTTTCAAAAATAGAGAATGGGCTCAAAGCTACCTTGCTCAAACAAAGTAATCTGTTTGAATCCTTAAACTTACGGTATTTTGGCCCTATCGATGGGCATGACGTTGAATACTTAGCTACTGTACTCAACGACCTAAAAGATATTCCAGGCCCCAAAATACTACACTGTATAACAACCAAAGGTAAGGGTTATGCTTTGGCCGAAAAAGACCAAACCTTATGGCATGCCCCAGGTAAGTTCGATAAAATCACAGGAGAAATTAAGAAAAAAGTATATTCAACTCCTCAGCCTCCAAAATATCAGGATGTGTTTGGGCATACTATTGTAGAATTAGCCGAACAAAACCATAAAATTGTGGGTGTTACTCCTGCAATGCCTTCAGGAAGCTCGCTAAATATTATGATGAAAGCCATGCCAAATCGTGCTTTCGATGTAGGTATTGCCGAACAACACGCCGTTACATTCTCGGCGGGTATGGCTACCCAAGGGCTTACTGTTTTTTGTAATATCTATTCAACCTTTATGCAAAGGGCATACGACCAAGTAATTCACGATGTAGCAATACAAGAATTACCTGTTATTTTCTGTTTAGACAGAGCAGGCTTCGCTGGAGCCGATGGCCCTACCCATCATGGAGCTTATGATATTGCCTATATGCGTTGTATTCCGAATATGATTGTTTTTTCGCCAATGAACGAGCAAGAACTTCGTAATATTATGTTTACAGTTGCCAATGATGAATTTAAAGAACTCAAAAAAACCATTAGTATTCGATACCCTCGTGGCGAGGGTGTTATGCCAAATTGGAAAACACCTTTTGAAAAAATAGAAATTGGCAAAGGGCGTAAAATCAAAGAAGGTGAAGGAGTCGCTATCTTAACAATTGGGCATATTGGTAATTATGCTATAAAAGCTTGCGAAGAACTGGCCAAAGAAGGCTTGAAGCCAGCCCTTTATGATATGCGTTTTGCGAAACCGCTCGACGAGGCCTTATTACACGAAGTTTTTCAGCAATTTGATAAAGTAGTAACCGTTGAAGATGGATGTATCCAAGGTGGGCTAGGTTCGGCTATTGCCGAATTTATGCTCGACAACAATTATTCATCTCAAATCAAAAGATTGGGAATTCCTGATAAAATCGTAGAACACGGCGAACAGCTAGAATTACATCGTGAGTGTGGCTTTGACCCAGAAGGTATAGCCCAAGCTGTCAGAGATATTCTTGGAAAAGAAAAAAGAGCTATTGCTACAAGTATTGTAAATATTGTTATGAATTAA
- a CDS encoding sensor histidine kinase, which yields MRNWILTAVFVLIQLGGFAQRNIIINDPTEAISIGREIEILEDEKGEYSFYDIYKRPEVDAQFTQSLQPSPNFGVTQSIIWTRFSITNKSSQKLYLEIGEPVLDSITVYRIDEKGQITQKKTGVYVPKSKRDFQTNLYLLDLNINPEQTCTYYIRIQNTLPLLFPLRVAPLKYFFEDNHPKDLMQGIYLGIMLVMAIFNFFIFWTVRSKEYLYYVLYVLAFAGFFSYNKGIAHEYLWGNAIWFNQFTSLFISGVICFGLLFAESFLNARKYLSSAYKTVRILMFAIIFFLLANWLGMGAISTQILHSIAFIAVVYILFLAVYIWIQGSQAALFFLVAWSVMLVSALIFILQLSNILPSDNFTRNALQVGSALEVVLLSFALAYRINYYRLEKERYQAEVIQQLRENEMMRSRIARDLHDDIGSTLSSIGILSQVVENQIDNNPQSVKELVLRINESSQKVQRSLSDIVWTTRQTSNNFAEVLVKMKEFTAELFEPKNINYNFQADNLPEIKLSANKQYNFYLIFKEAINNIVKYAHATEVNIDITFEDSSLYLRISDNGIGFDEQTIKVGNGLGNMRKRAESLGGVISIYSIPKEGTDIVLKSPVEPILAKPTI from the coding sequence ATGAGGAATTGGATACTAACGGCTGTATTTGTATTAATCCAGCTAGGAGGATTTGCACAACGAAATATCATCATCAATGACCCTACTGAAGCTATTTCGATAGGTCGAGAAATCGAGATACTGGAGGATGAGAAAGGAGAATACTCGTTTTATGATATTTATAAACGCCCTGAAGTTGATGCTCAATTTACCCAAAGCCTCCAGCCTAGCCCTAATTTTGGCGTTACCCAATCTATTATTTGGACACGCTTTAGTATTACCAACAAATCTTCACAAAAATTATACCTCGAAATTGGCGAACCAGTACTAGACAGTATTACGGTGTATAGAATAGATGAAAAAGGCCAAATAACGCAGAAAAAAACAGGTGTTTATGTCCCTAAAAGTAAAAGAGATTTTCAAACAAATCTGTATCTCTTAGACCTCAACATCAACCCTGAGCAAACGTGTACTTATTATATTCGTATCCAAAACACTCTACCGCTATTATTTCCTTTACGGGTTGCTCCACTCAAATACTTTTTTGAAGATAACCACCCCAAAGACCTCATGCAAGGTATTTACTTGGGTATTATGCTTGTAATGGCTATCTTCAATTTCTTTATTTTTTGGACAGTTCGTAGCAAAGAATATCTCTATTATGTATTGTACGTTTTAGCTTTTGCAGGCTTTTTTTCCTACAATAAAGGTATCGCACACGAATACCTTTGGGGAAATGCCATTTGGTTCAATCAATTTACATCGCTCTTTATTTCTGGCGTTATTTGTTTTGGATTATTATTTGCCGAAAGCTTTCTAAATGCACGCAAATACCTCTCTTCGGCATATAAAACTGTGAGAATATTGATGTTTGCTATTATTTTCTTTTTGTTAGCCAACTGGCTCGGAATGGGGGCTATTAGTACACAAATCTTACATTCTATTGCTTTTATTGCTGTAGTATATATTTTATTTCTTGCAGTATATATCTGGATTCAAGGCTCACAGGCCGCACTATTCTTTTTGGTGGCTTGGTCTGTAATGCTAGTTAGTGCCTTGATATTTATCTTACAGCTATCCAATATATTGCCGAGCGACAACTTTACTCGTAATGCCCTTCAGGTAGGATCGGCCTTAGAGGTGGTATTGCTATCATTTGCATTGGCTTATCGAATCAACTATTATCGCCTCGAAAAAGAGCGTTATCAGGCCGAAGTAATCCAACAACTCCGTGAAAACGAAATGATGCGAAGCCGAATTGCCCGTGATTTACACGACGACATTGGCTCTACCCTCAGTAGTATTGGCATTTTGAGTCAAGTAGTAGAGAATCAGATTGATAACAATCCTCAGTCGGTCAAGGAATTGGTACTGCGTATCAATGAAAGTTCACAAAAGGTACAACGCTCGCTAAGTGATATTGTATGGACAACCCGTCAAACTAGCAATAACTTTGCCGAAGTACTGGTGAAAATGAAAGAGTTTACAGCCGAGCTATTTGAGCCCAAAAATATCAATTATAACTTCCAAGCCGACAACCTCCCCGAAATCAAACTATCGGCCAATAAGCAGTACAATTTCTACTTGATTTTTAAAGAAGCTATCAATAATATTGTCAAATACGCTCATGCCACCGAGGTAAATATTGATATTACTTTTGAAGACTCCTCGCTTTACCTACGAATCTCAGACAACGGTATTGGCTTTGACGAACAAACTATTAAGGTAGGCAATGGGCTAGGCAATATGCGTAAAAGAGCCGAAAGCCTTGGCGGTGTGATTAGTATTTATTCTATTCCCAAAGAAGGCACAGACATTGTGTTAAAGTCGCCAGTCGAGCCTATTTTAGCTAAACCTACTATTTAA
- a CDS encoding rhomboid family intramembrane serine protease — MSGILEDFKDAFAKRNNGLVQLIWLNVAVYVTTLLLFVILTVFFKQGTLYYDLLEYVNLSPALNIVVFRPWTLLTYAFLHDINPIVHIFPNMLMLYWFGNIIQEFLGSKRLINLYILGAVFGGLLTILAFNLIPYYHDSVNSVTIIGASGSVLAIVFAAATLVPDYSFYLFLIGPVRIKYIAFFLLLISLAGSIGANAGGGIVHLGGALLGYIYIKQLQAGRDFGAPIDAIVDFFQGLFRRTEKPKIKVAYRQKESTYSGSISNHAGFPDDDEVDEILDKISRSGYESLTKEEKQKLFKASQK; from the coding sequence ATGAGCGGGATTTTGGAAGACTTCAAAGATGCTTTTGCTAAGCGGAACAACGGCTTAGTTCAGCTTATTTGGCTTAATGTGGCAGTGTATGTAACTACACTACTATTGTTTGTCATATTAACTGTTTTTTTTAAACAGGGAACACTCTATTATGACCTATTGGAATATGTCAACCTATCGCCAGCTCTAAATATTGTAGTATTTAGGCCTTGGACGTTGCTGACCTATGCTTTTCTGCATGATATAAACCCTATTGTTCATATTTTTCCCAATATGCTTATGCTATATTGGTTTGGCAATATTATCCAAGAATTCTTGGGAAGTAAACGCCTTATCAATCTGTATATTTTAGGGGCTGTCTTTGGCGGTTTATTAACAATTTTGGCATTCAATCTGATTCCTTATTACCACGATAGTGTCAATTCGGTAACAATTATTGGAGCTTCGGGAAGTGTACTTGCCATTGTTTTTGCAGCAGCTACATTAGTGCCCGACTATTCATTTTACTTGTTTTTAATAGGCCCCGTTCGGATCAAATATATCGCATTCTTCCTTTTGTTGATTTCCTTAGCTGGCTCTATTGGTGCCAACGCTGGCGGTGGTATTGTTCACCTTGGGGGTGCATTGCTGGGCTATATTTATATAAAACAACTACAGGCAGGTCGTGATTTTGGTGCTCCTATCGATGCCATCGTTGACTTTTTCCAAGGGCTGTTTAGACGTACCGAAAAGCCTAAAATAAAAGTGGCTTATCGCCAAAAAGAATCTACTTATAGTGGAAGTATTAGCAATCATGCAGGTTTTCCTGATGATGACGAAGTCGACGAAATACTTGATAAAATTTCTCGCTCAGGCTATGAAAGCCTTACCAAAGAAGAAAAACAAAAATTATTCAAGGCCTCGCAAAAATAG
- a CDS encoding PfkB family carbohydrate kinase yields the protein MSLLAIGSVAFDAIETPYGKTDKIIGGAGTFISLSASYFKTPVNLVAVVGEDFPQAYIELLQGKGVDTTGLQIKEGEKSFFWAGRYHNNMNSRDTLVTELNVLGTFDPIIPSAYQGCEYLMLGNLTPAVQKTVIERLETRPKLIVMDTMNFWMDIAMDDLKAVLQMIDVLCINDEEARQLSGEYSLRTASKKILEMGPKTLIIKKGEHGALLFQDDKMFFCPALPLEEVFDPTGAGDTFVGGFIGYLAKTDDIGFENMKRAIVYGSAMASFCVEKFGTERLVDLSYEELLSRVQEFKELAGFEV from the coding sequence ATGAGTTTATTAGCAATTGGTTCGGTGGCTTTTGATGCTATCGAAACGCCTTATGGAAAAACAGATAAAATTATTGGTGGAGCAGGTACTTTCATCTCTTTGTCGGCCTCATATTTCAAAACACCTGTCAACCTTGTTGCCGTAGTAGGAGAAGACTTCCCACAAGCATATATAGAGTTATTGCAAGGAAAAGGAGTTGATACTACGGGTTTACAAATCAAAGAAGGCGAAAAGTCGTTTTTCTGGGCTGGCCGTTATCATAACAATATGAACTCAAGAGATACTTTGGTAACTGAATTGAATGTATTGGGTACTTTCGACCCAATTATTCCTTCGGCTTATCAGGGTTGCGAGTACTTGATGTTGGGCAACCTAACTCCTGCTGTACAAAAAACGGTTATTGAGCGTTTAGAAACTCGCCCTAAGCTAATTGTAATGGATACCATGAACTTTTGGATGGACATTGCTATGGACGACCTGAAGGCTGTTTTACAAATGATTGATGTATTGTGTATCAACGATGAAGAAGCTCGTCAGTTATCAGGCGAATATTCGTTGCGTACAGCATCAAAGAAAATTTTGGAAATGGGACCTAAAACCTTGATTATCAAAAAAGGGGAGCATGGTGCGTTGTTATTCCAAGACGATAAAATGTTCTTTTGCCCAGCATTACCCTTAGAGGAAGTGTTTGACCCAACAGGAGCTGGTGATACTTTTGTAGGTGGTTTTATTGGCTATCTTGCAAAAACAGACGATATCGGCTTTGAGAATATGAAACGTGCTATCGTTTATGGTTCGGCTATGGCTTCGTTTTGCGTAGAAAAGTTTGGTACAGAACGTTTGGTTGATCTTTCTTACGAAGAGCTTCTTTCTCGTGTACAAGAATTTAAGGAATTAGCTGGATTTGAAGTATAG
- a CDS encoding CBS domain-containing protein produces MKKVSHIILHKGNTVNVIDSSKTVFEALEIMISKNIGALVIYQDGEYKGLLTERDYARKVAIMGKNSHDTLVSEIMQTNPASVKFEDTIEYCMEIMSDKHIRYLPVLADNHVVGLVSMGDLVRFIIEDQKHTINHLQNFISGGM; encoded by the coding sequence ATGAAAAAAGTTTCCCACATTATTTTACACAAAGGAAATACCGTAAATGTGATTGACTCCTCTAAAACTGTTTTCGAGGCTCTCGAAATTATGATTTCAAAAAACATCGGTGCTTTGGTTATTTATCAGGATGGCGAATACAAAGGGCTACTTACAGAACGAGACTACGCCCGAAAAGTAGCTATTATGGGAAAAAACTCGCATGACACCTTAGTTTCAGAAATTATGCAAACCAATCCTGCTTCGGTCAAATTTGAAGATACCATTGAGTACTGCATGGAAATTATGTCGGACAAACATATTCGCTATTTGCCAGTACTAGCCGACAATCATGTGGTGGGGCTGGTATCGATGGGTGATTTAGTTCGTTTTATTATAGAAGACCAAAAACATACCATTAATCACTTACAGAACTTTATTTCGGGAGGTATGTAA
- a CDS encoding rhomboid family intramembrane serine protease: MITPVVRALIAINVIVYLVQRSSSSYDSQITSLFGLHYFTSERFNPIQLVTYMFVHGGFMHLFNNMLGLFFLGPLLERLWGEKKFMIFYFVTGIGAGLLYMGLKYYDYSALEEATNAYLLHPDLSLFSKFISQFYPAGIPSEVYSSLVPSSGNITLNESKLIAEESLRAVLNTPTIGASGATFGVMAGFAMLFPNTELILFPLPIPIKAKYFVALYALYEFYAGLHKMPGDNVAHFAHIGGMIFAFILIKYWGNQRNTFY; this comes from the coding sequence ATGATAACCCCTGTTGTTAGAGCCCTCATAGCAATCAATGTGATTGTATATTTGGTACAACGCTCTAGTAGCAGCTATGATAGCCAAATAACCTCTTTGTTTGGCCTACATTATTTTACATCCGAACGCTTCAACCCCATTCAATTGGTCACTTATATGTTTGTCCATGGTGGTTTTATGCACTTGTTCAACAATATGCTAGGCTTATTTTTCTTGGGGCCTTTATTGGAGCGACTTTGGGGTGAAAAGAAATTTATGATTTTTTACTTTGTAACAGGTATTGGAGCAGGCTTGTTGTATATGGGTTTAAAATATTATGACTATTCAGCCTTAGAAGAAGCTACCAATGCTTATTTGTTACACCCCGACTTGAGTTTATTCAGTAAATTTATTAGCCAGTTTTATCCTGCGGGTATTCCATCCGAAGTATATAGCTCATTAGTACCAAGCTCGGGTAATATTACCCTCAACGAGTCCAAGCTAATTGCTGAAGAAAGCCTCCGTGCCGTTCTTAATACTCCAACAATTGGGGCATCGGGAGCTACCTTTGGAGTAATGGCAGGTTTTGCTATGTTATTTCCTAATACCGAGCTAATCCTTTTCCCTTTACCTATACCTATTAAAGCAAAATATTTTGTAGCTTTATATGCACTCTACGAGTTTTATGCAGGTTTACACAAAATGCCTGGCGATAACGTTGCTCACTTTGCTCATATTGGCGGAATGATTTTTGCTTTTATCTTAATAAAATACTGGGGCAACCAACGAAATACATTCTATTGA
- the typA gene encoding translational GTPase TypA, whose protein sequence is MQSIRNIAIIAHVDHGKTTLVDKIIHASKLFRDNQEFGDLILDNNDLERERGITIVSKNVSVRYNGVKINIIDTPGHADFGGEVERVLKMADGVLLLVDAFEGPMPQTRFVLSKAIQLGLKPIVVINKVDKENCRPDEVHESVFDLMFNLDATEDQLDFPTLYGSSKQGWMSTDWKKPTTDITALLDAVIEHIPAAPTNDGLPQMQVTSLDYSSFVGRIAIGRVHRGTFKENMPVALMKADGSFKKMRIKELQIFEGLGKVRVPEVSSGEICAMVGIEDFEIGDTVTDVENPEALPRISIDEPTMNMLFTINNSPFFGKEGKFVTSRHLRDRLFKETEKNLALRVMPTDSEDKFLVFGRGILHLSVLIETMRREGYELQVGQPQVIFKEGENGERLEPIETLVVDVPEETAGKVIELATQGKGELLIMEPKGDLQHLEFDIPSRGLIGMRSRVLTATYGEAIMAHRFKAYEPFKGPIAGRTNGSLISMNTGSATPYAIDKLQDRGIFFIDPGEEVYSGMVIGEHNRQNDIEVNLQNAKKLTNMRASGSDDNVKIQPKTNFSLEESMEYIQKDEYLEITPKSIRMRKIYLDATERKRMEQKMELA, encoded by the coding sequence ATGCAAAGCATTCGTAACATCGCCATTATCGCTCACGTTGACCACGGCAAAACGACACTTGTTGACAAAATTATCCATGCTTCAAAGTTATTTCGTGACAATCAAGAATTCGGAGATTTGATTCTTGACAACAACGACTTAGAACGTGAACGTGGTATCACCATCGTATCCAAAAACGTTTCTGTCCGTTATAACGGCGTGAAAATTAATATCATAGACACTCCAGGTCACGCCGACTTTGGAGGAGAAGTAGAACGTGTTTTGAAAATGGCCGACGGGGTTCTTCTCCTTGTCGATGCCTTTGAAGGCCCAATGCCACAAACTCGTTTTGTATTGTCTAAAGCTATCCAACTAGGCTTGAAACCAATCGTGGTTATCAACAAAGTGGATAAAGAAAACTGTCGCCCAGATGAAGTACACGAGTCTGTTTTTGACTTGATGTTTAACTTAGATGCTACTGAAGACCAATTAGACTTCCCTACCCTTTATGGTTCGTCTAAACAAGGTTGGATGAGTACCGACTGGAAAAAACCTACGACTGACATTACAGCATTGTTAGATGCCGTAATTGAGCATATCCCTGCAGCTCCAACAAACGACGGTTTGCCACAAATGCAAGTTACGTCTCTTGACTATTCATCGTTTGTAGGACGTATTGCTATCGGACGTGTTCACCGTGGTACTTTCAAAGAAAATATGCCTGTTGCTTTGATGAAAGCAGACGGTTCTTTCAAGAAAATGCGTATCAAAGAACTTCAGATTTTTGAAGGTCTTGGAAAAGTAAGAGTTCCTGAAGTGTCTTCTGGCGAAATTTGTGCAATGGTTGGTATCGAAGATTTTGAAATTGGTGATACAGTTACCGATGTTGAAAACCCTGAAGCTTTACCACGTATCTCGATTGACGAGCCTACCATGAACATGTTGTTTACCATCAACAACTCTCCGTTCTTTGGTAAAGAAGGTAAATTTGTAACATCAAGACACCTTCGTGACCGTCTTTTCAAAGAAACTGAAAAGAACTTGGCTTTGCGTGTAATGCCTACAGATTCTGAAGATAAATTCTTGGTATTTGGTCGTGGTATTCTTCACTTGTCTGTTCTTATCGAAACAATGCGTCGTGAAGGATATGAATTACAAGTAGGGCAACCTCAAGTAATCTTTAAAGAAGGTGAAAATGGCGAACGCTTAGAACCTATCGAAACACTTGTTGTTGACGTTCCTGAAGAAACTGCTGGTAAGGTAATTGAATTGGCTACACAAGGAAAAGGTGAATTGTTGATTATGGAGCCAAAAGGCGACTTACAACACCTTGAGTTTGATATTCCTTCTCGTGGTTTGATTGGTATGCGTTCACGTGTATTGACAGCTACTTATGGAGAAGCTATCATGGCTCACCGTTTCAAGGCTTATGAGCCATTTAAAGGCCCTATCGCTGGCCGTACAAACGGTTCTTTGATTTCAATGAATACTGGTAGTGCTACACCTTATGCAATTGACAAATTACAAGACAGAGGTATTTTCTTTATCGATCCAGGTGAAGAGGTATATAGCGGTATGGTAATTGGAGAGCATAACCGTCAAAACGATATTGAAGTAAACCTTCAAAATGCGAAAAAATTGACTAACATGCGTGCTTCTGGTTCTGATGATAACGTAAAAATTCAGCCTAAAACGAATTTCTCGCTAGAAGAATCTATGGAGTATATCCAAAAAGATGAATACTTAGAAATTACGCCAAAATCTATCCGTATGCGTAAAATTTACCTCGATGCTACTGAGCGTAAACGTATGGAACAAAAAATGGAATTGGCTTAA
- a CDS encoding HEPN domain-containing protein: MKNYILRAEDELESAKYLYQNDFYRGTLNHCYYACVWLMRGLLAERGIFTKILDGAIAFFDEYMVKTEQVPQTIQQYIKVLVKEYQVLQKDIAGDFVPEEVLSFIENTEEFLRFVKQKEMLLERDN, encoded by the coding sequence ATGAAAAATTACATCCTCAGAGCAGAAGACGAACTAGAAAGTGCCAAATATCTCTATCAAAACGATTTTTATAGGGGTACACTCAACCACTGTTATTATGCCTGCGTATGGCTGATGCGTGGATTATTGGCCGAAAGAGGTATTTTTACTAAAATATTGGATGGTGCAATAGCCTTTTTTGACGAATATATGGTCAAAACAGAGCAAGTACCCCAAACTATCCAACAGTATATTAAAGTATTAGTAAAAGAGTATCAAGTACTTCAGAAAGATATTGCAGGTGATTTTGTTCCTGAAGAAGTTTTATCGTTTATCGAAAATACAGAAGAGTTTCTTCGTTTTGTTAAACAAAAAGAAATGCTCTTGGAAAGAGATAACTGA